In the Desulfallas thermosapovorans DSM 6562 genome, TGTATTTTCCTCCACGGTTATCAAACGACCGGTACGAATAGCCCACCGGGTGATACAATCCTCATCCAGCGGCTTAATAAACCTGGCATTGATAACAGTGGCCAGCACGCCACGTTCTTTCAGCAGAGCCGCTGCGCGACGGGCCACCGGCACCATATTGCCCACAGCCAGCAGTGTGATATCCTTGCCCTCGGCCAACACTTCGGCCCGGCCCACCGGTAGTACGCGACTGTGCCGGTCCAAAGCCACCCCCAAACCGGTCCCCCGGGGGTAACGCACTGCACAGGGACCGTTTAACTGCAGTGCGGTATGCAGCATATGCTGCAATTCATTTTCATCGGCCGGAGCCATTACAGTCATATTGGGAGAGCTACGCAGGTAAGAAATATCAAACAAACCGTGGTGTGTCGGGCCGTCATCTCCCACTATACCACTGCGGTCCACAGCAAACACCACCGGCAGTTGCTGCAGGCATACATCGTGGATAATTTGGTCATAGGCTCGCTGTAAAAAAGTAGAGTAAATTGCCACCACCGGTTTTAACCCCTGGCTGGCCAACCCGGCCGCCAGGGTAACTGCGTGCTGTTCGGCAATACCAACATCAAAAAACCGGCGTGGGAACTTTTTGGCAAATTCGCCCAGGCCGGTGCCGCTGCACATAGCCGCAGTAATACCAACAATAGCGGGATCCAGCTCCGCCAGTTTAACCAGTGTACGCCCGAATACTTCGGTGTATGTGCTGGTATCACTTTTTTTCAAGCAGTTGCCCGAGCTGATATCAAAGGGCCCGATACCGTGAAATTTGTCGGCCTTTTCCACCGCAGGCGCGTACCCGCGCCCCTTTTCCGTGATCACATGGACCAGTACCGGGCCACCCAGCGTTCTGGCCTGTTCAAGGGTGTTCAACAGGGAAGAAAAATTATGCCCGTCAATAGGTCCCAGGTAAGTGAAACCCATTTCTTCAAACAGCATTCCCGGAACAACCAGATATTTAAAACTGTCCTTGAGTCGCTCGGCCACCTTTACCACGGTGGAGCCAATGGAAGGAATGCGGCGCAGTATCTGTTCAATTTCGTCCTTACCCCGGGAGTATTTGGGGTCGGTACGCAGGCGGTTTAAATAACCGGACATGGCGCCTACATTGGCCGATATACTCATCTCGTTGTCGTTTAAAACCACAATAAGATCCTTTTTCAAGTGCCCGGCGTGGTTCAGGGCCTCGTAAGCCATACCTCCGGTCATGGACCCGTCACCGATCACGGCCACCACGGCATACCGGTCACCTTTTAAATCTCTGGCCAGTGCCATACCCAGGGCAGCGGATATGGAAGTGCTGCTGTGACCTGTTCCGAAGGCATCGTGCTCGCTTTCATCCGGGCGGGGAAAGCCGCTTAGCCCCCCGTAAGTGCGCAGCGTGGCAAATTGCTCCCTCCGGCCTGTAATTAACTTATGCACATAGCACTGGTGCCCCACATCCCAAATGATCTTATCCCGGGGAGTGCAAAAGATGCGGTGCAGCGCCAGGGTCAATTCAACTACCCCAAGGTTGGGGGCCAGGTGCCCACCGTTTTTGGCCACCGTGCTAATGATCTCTTCTCTTATTTCC is a window encoding:
- the dxs gene encoding 1-deoxy-D-xylulose-5-phosphate synthase, whose protein sequence is MGRYLEQINSPRDVRELSITQLEQLAGEIREEIISTVAKNGGHLAPNLGVVELTLALHRIFCTPRDKIIWDVGHQCYVHKLITGRREQFATLRTYGGLSGFPRPDESEHDAFGTGHSSTSISAALGMALARDLKGDRYAVVAVIGDGSMTGGMAYEALNHAGHLKKDLIVVLNDNEMSISANVGAMSGYLNRLRTDPKYSRGKDEIEQILRRIPSIGSTVVKVAERLKDSFKYLVVPGMLFEEMGFTYLGPIDGHNFSSLLNTLEQARTLGGPVLVHVITEKGRGYAPAVEKADKFHGIGPFDISSGNCLKKSDTSTYTEVFGRTLVKLAELDPAIVGITAAMCSGTGLGEFAKKFPRRFFDVGIAEQHAVTLAAGLASQGLKPVVAIYSTFLQRAYDQIIHDVCLQQLPVVFAVDRSGIVGDDGPTHHGLFDISYLRSSPNMTVMAPADENELQHMLHTALQLNGPCAVRYPRGTGLGVALDRHSRVLPVGRAEVLAEGKDITLLAVGNMVPVARRAAALLKERGVLATVINARFIKPLDEDCITRWAIRTGRLITVEENTLPGGFGSAVLELFAAKDITGMQVKCLGIADMFLEHGSQLILREKYGLTAENIVNQALHMISSQKVKGGKIIGLGGGA